The following are from one region of the Biomphalaria glabrata chromosome 12, xgBioGlab47.1, whole genome shotgun sequence genome:
- the LOC106071417 gene encoding PRKR-interacting protein 1 homolog, translating into MANNNTKVSKESSKKEKDKDGVKVIKTPVDLQRLKLEKLMSNPTKEVVIPEKSKEKALRAPLEFIRNIWGSSAGAGSGDFHVYRGVRRREYARQKFIKEMADKEEADLAYKKSLEQHKLEAEQRTSKKRAKRLKKKEKLKAKKMKKKTGSDSKTKSESDNDSDASESGGDSEEDQSVSEDNSNHATALSNHATSNPDNDAQSNQDDERTHNETQSSHKGESNRDYTHQNSPQCNVESEDNATT; encoded by the exons ATGGCGAATAACAACACAAAAGTATCGAAAGAAAGCTccaagaaagaaaaagacaaagatggagtaaaagtaattaaaactcCTGTCGACTTACAAAGGCTCAAATTAGAAAAGTTGATGAGTAATCCT ACCAAAGAAGTTGTCATACCTGAAAAGTCCAAAGAAAAAGCACTGAGGGCTCCTTTGGAATTCATCAGAAATATTTGGG GATCCAGTGCTGGAGCTGGCAGTGGGGACTTTCATGTCTACCGAGGTGTCCGAAGGAGGGAATATGCTCGTCAAAAATTTATCAAAGAAATGGCTGATAAG gAAGAAGCTGATTTAGCTTACAAGAAAAGTTTGGAGCAGCATAAACTTGAAGCTGAACAGAGGACATCTAAGAAGAGAGCAAAAAG attaaaaaagaaagagaaactcaaagccaagaaaatgaaaaagaaaactgGTTCAG attccaaaacaaagtctgaGAGTGACAATGACAGTGACGCTTCTGAAAGTGGTGGTGATAGTGAAGAAGACCAATCAGTCAGTGAGGACAACAGCAATCATGCTACAGCCCTATCCAATCATGCTACATCCAATCCTGATAATGATGCTCAGTCCAACCAAGATGATGAAAGAACTCATAATGAAACACAATCAAGTCACAAAGGTGAATCTAACAGAGATTATACACACCAGAACAGCCCACAGTGCAATGTTGAAAGTGAGGACAATGCAACAACTTAA
- the LOC106071416 gene encoding uncharacterized protein LOC106071416 isoform X2, whose product MISSVGSQDAFILRQIHHFGIEISGCLMFSIYDLLLYWPILCSFSALAVVDLNPQELQYVSDHLTNQKCNELIDALNQKGFQLHPELFPVHTKFRGHPPRPCLVRLREWGKGQGGNMTFDFLALRLKEIGLEKVADKLSGLVLGETVRELHKFFLDDPYKDMVPTDSLMVDKQEDTTKMIPSDEGEDINESLFVAIVILTVICLTLFMCITVCLVCPRLGHIICQFACPTPCMVMYDTMINNCLNCWSITRRNMDKYMLVAPKGGGGLML is encoded by the exons GATGCTTTCATTTTGAGACAAATTCATCACTTTGGCATCGAGATATCGGGCTGCCTTATGTTCAGCATCTATGATCTACTGTTGTACTGGCCTATTCTTTGCTCCTTTTCGGCCCTTGCTGTGGTTGACCTCAACCCACAGGAGCTCCAGTATGTCTCTGATCATCTGACCAACCAAAAGTGTAATGAACTCATAGATGCTCTCAACCAAAAAGGTTTTCAg ctaCACCCAGAGCTCTTCCCTGTTCATACCAAGTTCAGAGGTCACCCACCAAGACCTTGCCTTGTCCGACTCCGAGAATGGGGCAAAGGTCAGGGAGGAAACATGACCTTTGACTTTCTGGCCTTACGATTGAAAGAAATTGGATTAGAAAag GTAGCAGACAAATTGTCTGGCCTTGTGTTGGGAGAAACTGTCAGGGAGCTCCACAAGTTTTTCCTTGATGACCCTTATAAAGACATGGTGCCAACAGATTCTCTGATGGTGGACAAACAGGAGGATACCACAAAA ATGATTCCTTCAGATGAAGGTGAAGACATCAATGAGTCGCTGTTTGTGGCCATTGTGATATTGACGGTCATCTGCCTAACTCTGTTCATGTGCATCACTGTGTGCCTGGTCTGTCCGAGACTTGGACACATTATTTGTCAGTTCGCCTGCCCTACGCCCTGTATGGTCATGTATGATACAATGATTAATAACTGTCTAAACTGCTGGTCGATCACAAGGAGGAACATGGATAAGTACATGCTAGTGGCGCCCAAAGGAGGGGGAGGACTGATGCTCTAA